The Flavobacterium sp. 140616W15 sequence TTTCGGAATTACATCCGCAAATTTTAAGTTTGTTAGGATTAATGGTGTTATCAAAACAAAGACTAAAGAATTAATGAATGAAATAAGTTATTTGAGTCAGGATAATTTTATTCCAAATATTTTTTCTGTTAAAAAAGCGATTCGGCTCTCAATTGCAAAAGAAAGAATTAATTCATTTTGTAATGACGAAATGATACAGGCAATAACCGACAAAAAGATTGCTCATTTATCAGGAGGTGAATTACGTTATCTCGAAATAAAACTTGTATTAGAGAATTCATCAAAGTTTGTTTTACTCGATGAGCCTTATAATGGATTATCTCCTTTGATGATTGAAAAAGTTAATCAATTAATTGTTATGAATTCCTGTAAAAAAGGAATCATAATATCCGACCATAATTACAGAAATGTAATTA is a genomic window containing:
- a CDS encoding ATP-binding cassette domain-containing protein codes for the protein MKRNVLEIDSVQKSYGERIILSDVYLQCETNDIVGLLGRNGSGKSTFLKIIFGITSANFKFVRINGVIKTKTKELMNEISYLSQDNFIPNIFSVKKAIRLSIAKERINSFCNDEMIQAITDKKIAHLSGGELRYLEIKLVLENSSKFVLLDEPYNGLSPLMIEKVNQLIVMNSCKKGIIISDHNYRNVISISTRLVLIKNGKLNHLKDKNELIEKGYLSSEMI